The following nucleotide sequence is from Psychroflexus torquis ATCC 700755.
ATTGGATTATTCATTTCTTTTGTTTCTTATTTCTTCAATTGGCAAGCAGATCAATCCTTAATGGCTAATGTCTTAGATAGAACCGAATCTTCTAATAATTGGCTCAATAAGTTTGGAGCTTATATAAGTCATTCATTCATTTACAAAGGCTTTGGTATATCTATCTTGAGTCTTCCTGTCATGCTCTTTTTTACGGGGATGTACTTATTCTTGAATCTAAAATTATTTAAACTGAGAACTTTATGGTTTTGGGGGGCATATGTTATTCTATGGTTTTCACTCCTTTTGGGTTTTTTCGCTTCTTCAAACCCTATTTTAGGAGGAGTAGTTGGATTTGAACTGAACGATTTTCTTCAAGATTATATCGGTAAACTCGGAGTTACACTTATTTTGATTTTTACGTTAATCATTTATTTGGTTTCTAGATTACACCTCACTCCAGATGCTTTATCAAAATCGTATTCAAAGCAAAAGAAACAAGTTAAAGATGAGGTTTCTGAAGTGGAGTTCCAACGTAAACCTACTTCAGAAGATATCAACAAAGAGGTTGAAATTGTCATTCATAAAAATAATCAAGACTCTACAAAAGAGCTTAACGTTGATAAAGATGTAGAAATTGAAAACTCTTATAGCGAGAAAATTCCAAATGAGTCCAAAGAAGAAAAAGAGGAAATTGATACAAAACCTGAAGAACAAGACGATGTTGAGATGGAAGTAGAAACCACTGAAGATGAGGGGGAAACTGACCAACTTAGTCGAAAACTTGTTGAAGATTTTGGTGAATTTGATCCTACTTTAGAGCTTGCAAACTATCGGTTTCCCAGTATAGAGTTGCTCAAGGATTACAATTCTGGTCGAGGCATTACTATCGATCAAAAAGAATTGGAACAGAATAAAAATAATATTGTAGATACGCTTAAGAATTATAAAATTGAAATTGCTCAAATAAAAGCTACCGTTGGTCCTACAGTTACTTTATATGAGATTGTTCCAGAGGCTGGTATCCGAATCTCAAAAATTAAAAATCTTGAAGACGACATTGCTTTGTCACTTTCTGCCCTTGGGATACGGATTATAGCTCCAATCCCAGGACGGGGAACCATAGGAATAGAAGTTCCAAATCAAAACCCATCGGTTGTGCCTATGCGTTCTGTTGTTGCTTCCAATAAATTTCAAAACGCAGAGATGGAGCTACCAATTGCTATGGGTAAAACCATCTCCAATGAAACCTACACAGTAGATCTTGCTAAAATGCCACACTTGCTTATGGCTGGAGCTACAGGCCAAGGTAAGTCGGTTGGTTTAAATGTAATCTTGACGTCACTTTTATATCAAAAACATCCTGCTGAGGTGAAATTTATTTTAGTAGATCCCAAGAAAGTAGAATTAACTCTTTTCAATAAAATTGAAAGGCATTATTTAGCTAAGCTTCCAGATACTGAAGAGGCTATTATTACAGATAACACAAAAGTAATTGACACTTTAAATTCATTATGTATCGAAATGGACAATCGATATAATCTACTTAAAGATGCGTTGGTGAGAAACATCAAAGAGTACAATACAAAATTTAAGGCTAGAAAATTAAATCCAGAAAATGGACATAAATTCCTTCCTTATATTGTGTTGGTCGTCGATGAATTTGCAGATTTAATAATGACTGCTGGTAAAGAAGTAGAAACGCCAATCGCAAGATTGGCCCAATTGGCAAGAGCGATAGGGATACACTTAATTATTGCCACCCAAAGGCCTTCTGTGAATGTTATTACAGGAATGATAAAAGCTAACTTTCCAGCCAGAATGGCGTTTAGAGTTACATCTAAAATCGATTCAAGAACAATTTTAGATGCTGGAGGTGCAGATCAGCTTATAGGTAGAGGAGATATGTTGTTTACCCAAGGTAATGATTTGATTCGATTGCAGTGCGCTTTTGTAGACACCCCTGAGGTGGAGCGAATTACAGACTTTATTGGCTCACAAAAGGCCTATCCCGATGCTTATCTATTACCCGAGTATTCTGGCGAGGACTCTGGCACAGGTGTTGATAATGATATCGAAGATAGAGACAAGCTATTTAAAGACGCTGCAGAAGTTATTATTAATGCACAGCAGGGTTCAGCATCCCTTTTACAAAGAAAATTAAAACTTGGTTATAACAGAGCTGGAAGAATTATTGATCAATTGGAAGCTGCAGGGATTGTAGGTCCTTTTGAAGGAAGTAAAGCCAGACAAGTTTTGGTTCCAGATTTTATAGCCCTAGAAGAATTACTTAAAAACGAACAAAATTCATAATCCATGAAAAAAATTGCACTATCAACTTTTATTATATTTACTTTTTTCTTGAGTCATAGCATAGTAGCCCAAGATGATCCTGAAGCTAAAAAGCTTGTAAAAGAGGTTCTTAATAAAGTAGAATCTTACGATAATCTAGTTATTGACTTTAGTTATACTTTAGAAAACCAAGAGCAGAATCTTAAACAAGAAACCAGAGGAGATGTGAGTATAAAAGGAGACAAGTATGTTTTAAACTTGATGGGAACAACTCAAATTTTTGATG
It contains:
- a CDS encoding DNA translocase FtsK, with the translated sequence MTKTKRPIKSKAKQTKPKVKFKVSKRTKIIFGSFLMLFAIGLFISFVSYFFNWQADQSLMANVLDRTESSNNWLNKFGAYISHSFIYKGFGISILSLPVMLFFTGMYLFLNLKLFKLRTLWFWGAYVILWFSLLLGFFASSNPILGGVVGFELNDFLQDYIGKLGVTLILIFTLIIYLVSRLHLTPDALSKSYSKQKKQVKDEVSEVEFQRKPTSEDINKEVEIVIHKNNQDSTKELNVDKDVEIENSYSEKIPNESKEEKEEIDTKPEEQDDVEMEVETTEDEGETDQLSRKLVEDFGEFDPTLELANYRFPSIELLKDYNSGRGITIDQKELEQNKNNIVDTLKNYKIEIAQIKATVGPTVTLYEIVPEAGIRISKIKNLEDDIALSLSALGIRIIAPIPGRGTIGIEVPNQNPSVVPMRSVVASNKFQNAEMELPIAMGKTISNETYTVDLAKMPHLLMAGATGQGKSVGLNVILTSLLYQKHPAEVKFILVDPKKVELTLFNKIERHYLAKLPDTEEAIITDNTKVIDTLNSLCIEMDNRYNLLKDALVRNIKEYNTKFKARKLNPENGHKFLPYIVLVVDEFADLIMTAGKEVETPIARLAQLARAIGIHLIIATQRPSVNVITGMIKANFPARMAFRVTSKIDSRTILDAGGADQLIGRGDMLFTQGNDLIRLQCAFVDTPEVERITDFIGSQKAYPDAYLLPEYSGEDSGTGVDNDIEDRDKLFKDAAEVIINAQQGSASLLQRKLKLGYNRAGRIIDQLEAAGIVGPFEGSKARQVLVPDFIALEELLKNEQNS